In a genomic window of Larus michahellis chromosome 3, bLarMic1.1, whole genome shotgun sequence:
- the TRAPPC3L gene encoding trafficking protein particle complex subunit 3-like protein gives MSRPPARKQENHKISRELFVLTYGALVAQLCKDYEKDEDVNICLDRMGYGIGVRLIDDFLARSAVKKCRSYSETADMIAQVAFKMYLGVTASVRCTSAAGNEFSLNLDKNPLVDFVEELPAERASLCYCNLLCGVIRGALEMVHLPAEVTFLQDRLKGDAVTEIGITFLRKAEDRKHKRNK, from the exons AGCAGAGAACTTTTTGTACTTACGTATGGGGCTTTGGTTGCCCAGCTGTGCAAGGACTATGAAAAAGATGAAGACGTCAACATCTGCTTAGACAGAAT GGGATACGGAATTGGCGTAAGGCTGATTGATGATTTTTTAGCTCGTTCAGCTGTGAAAAAGTGCCGCAGTTATTCTGAAACTGCAGATATGATTGCACAG GTTGCTTTCAAGATGTACCTTGGGGTCACCGCTAGTGTGAGGTGTACTAGTGCCGCAGGAAATGAGTTCTCCTTAAACCTGGACAAAAACCCACTAGTGGACTTTGTGGAGGAGCTGCCAGCAGAACGAGCATCACTTTGCTACTGTAACCTCCTCTGTGGGGTGATTCGAGGTGCCTTGGAAATG GTTCACTTACCAGCAGAAGTTACCTTCCTCCAGGACAGGCTGAAGGGCGATGCCGTGACAGAAATAGGAATTACGTTTTTAAGGAAGGCTGAAGacagaaagcacaaaagaaataaatga
- the CALHM5 gene encoding calcium homeostasis modulator protein 5 isoform X1, giving the protein MDGFQTILKFFMNQKTAIGYSFMALLTMGGERVFSLVAFRCPCSNENFRYGLVFLFSPAFVLLVIGYFLNRKTWKLFTGCWVNPRKIFPRGNTCHFFYVFGQITLNALVAPVMWLSVALLNGTFYECAMSGLKNPSYLQAVCHSKSAKCFEELHKVACDKSSMPFAESDELKRTLQAQSQILGWCVIVTTALLSLLTTCCASCQSKVSHLQLMFWRVYMEKEKEQLEQIFQLYATKLSERNLKCFFENKEPEAIPLPTFQAWEDASQLYSFSSSKQHYSTIHRLVEEGQKKINEERETMLDFVDKREIP; this is encoded by the exons ATGGATGGTTTCCAAACAATCCTGAAATTCTTTATGAACCAGAAAACGGCTATAGGTTACAGTTTTATGGCGCTGCTGACAATGGGAGGTGAACGTGTGTTTTCTCTTGTTGCTTTCAGATGCCCCTGCAGCAATGAAAACTTCAGGTACGGTTTGGTATTtctcttttccccagcttttgTTTTGCTAGTTATTGGATATTTCTTGAACAGGAAGACCTGGAAACTCTTTACAGGCTGCTGGGTGAATCCCAGAAAAATATTCCCCAGAGGGAATACCTGCCATTTCTTTTACGTCTTTGGACAAATCACTTTAAACGCTCTGGTGGCCCCAGTGATGTGGCTCTCTGTGGCTTTGCTCAACGGGACTTTTTACGAATGTGCCATGAGTGGCTTGAAAAATCCTTCCTACCTACAGGCAGTTTGCCACAGCAAATCTGCGAAGTGCTTCGAAGAACTACACAAGGTGGCCTGTGACAAGAGCTCCATGCCCTTTGCAGAGAGTGATGAACTGAAACGAACTCTACAAGCACAGTCCCag ATTCTAGGCTGGTGTGTGATAGTTACCacagctcttctctccctgctgaCCACTTGCTGTGCCAGCTGCCAGTCGAAAGTCAGCCACCTCCAGCTGATGTTCTGGAGGGTGTacatggagaaggagaaggagcaaCTGGAGCAGATTTTCCAGCTATACGCCACCAAGCTGAGCGAGCGAAACCTGAAGTGCTTTTTTGAGAACAAGGAACCGGAAGCGATTCCCCTGCCAACTTTTCAGGCATGGGAAGATGCTTCCCAGCTCTACTCTTTCAGCAGTAGCAAACAGCATTATAGCACAATTCACAGGCTAGTTGAAGAAggccagaaaaaaatcaatgaggaAAGAGAGACAATGCTGGACTTTGTAGACAAAAGGGAAATACCGTAG
- the CALHM5 gene encoding calcium homeostasis modulator protein 5 isoform X2 codes for MWLSVALLNGTFYECAMSGLKNPSYLQAVCHSKSAKCFEELHKVACDKSSMPFAESDELKRTLQAQSQILGWCVIVTTALLSLLTTCCASCQSKVSHLQLMFWRVYMEKEKEQLEQIFQLYATKLSERNLKCFFENKEPEAIPLPTFQAWEDASQLYSFSSSKQHYSTIHRLVEEGQKKINEERETMLDFVDKREIP; via the exons ATGTGGCTCTCTGTGGCTTTGCTCAACGGGACTTTTTACGAATGTGCCATGAGTGGCTTGAAAAATCCTTCCTACCTACAGGCAGTTTGCCACAGCAAATCTGCGAAGTGCTTCGAAGAACTACACAAGGTGGCCTGTGACAAGAGCTCCATGCCCTTTGCAGAGAGTGATGAACTGAAACGAACTCTACAAGCACAGTCCCag ATTCTAGGCTGGTGTGTGATAGTTACCacagctcttctctccctgctgaCCACTTGCTGTGCCAGCTGCCAGTCGAAAGTCAGCCACCTCCAGCTGATGTTCTGGAGGGTGTacatggagaaggagaaggagcaaCTGGAGCAGATTTTCCAGCTATACGCCACCAAGCTGAGCGAGCGAAACCTGAAGTGCTTTTTTGAGAACAAGGAACCGGAAGCGATTCCCCTGCCAACTTTTCAGGCATGGGAAGATGCTTCCCAGCTCTACTCTTTCAGCAGTAGCAAACAGCATTATAGCACAATTCACAGGCTAGTTGAAGAAggccagaaaaaaatcaatgaggaAAGAGAGACAATGCTGGACTTTGTAGACAAAAGGGAAATACCGTAG
- the LOC141740543 gene encoding LOW QUALITY PROTEIN: calcium homeostasis modulator protein 6-like (The sequence of the model RefSeq protein was modified relative to this genomic sequence to represent the inferred CDS: substituted 1 base at 1 genomic stop codon) — translation MEKLRGMMDFCIRHQTILGYSIMSLLTAASEQIFSSVVFKCPCNSGNMLYGSVFLIVPAFILFVLGYMANTKMWRLLTGSCRAEERCSRSPWGTCTHYCHVLVPVTARILVAPFTWIVVALLRASFYERAASGSSLIKNLMCKDKGEEXHKVLVRIPCDEMLLEKEKEKLPVESLSLQAQSQLIGWFVMIVALVLTCVSCCIFPVSYLQLKFWKIYSKKEQELFETKAKEHATRLAEIDMKCFFEATDPVPFRTPSSEDWRKISFLYTFNLKEQCYSMIHKYVNTNRGNSDRFRKGDQDPPVLGFVDEASVSKAGV, via the exons atggaaaagttacGTGGGATGATGGATTTCTGCATCCGCCACCAGACCATTCTGGGCTACAGCATCATGTCCCTGCTGACGGCTGCCAGCGAGCAGATCTTCTCATCTGTGGTGTTCAAGTGTCCCTGCAACTCTGGGAACATGCTGTATGGCTCCGTCTTCCTCATAGTGCCTGCCTTCATCCTCTTTGTGCTTGGCTACATGGCGAACACCAAGATGTGGCGCCTGCTGACAGGCAGCTGCCGTGCGGAGGAGCGCTGCAGCCGCAGCCCATGGGGGACCTGCACCCACTACTGCCACGTGCTGGTGCCGGTGACAGCCAGAATCTTGGTGGCCCCCTTCACCTGGATCGTGGTGGCCCTGCTCAGAGCCAGCTTCTACGAGCGCGCGGCCAGCGGGAGCAGCCTGATAAAGAACCTCATGTGTAAAGATAAAGGAGAAGAGTGACACAAGGTGCTGGTCAGAATACCCTGCGACGAGATGTTAttagagaaggagaaggagaagttACCGGTTGAATCCCTCAGCCTTCAGGCACAGTCCC agctgataGGATGGTTCGTCATGATTGTGGCACTGGTTTTAACATGTGTCAGCTGCTGTATCTTCCCGGTTAGCTATCTTCAGCTCAAGTTCTGGAAAATTTACTCAAAAAAGGAACAGGAGCTCTTCGAGACCAAGGCTAAAGAGCATGCAACCAGGCTGGCAGAAATAGAtatgaaatgcttttttgaaGCCACTGACCCAGTGCCGTTTCGGACTCCCAGCAGTGAAGACTGGCGGAAGATTTCATTCTTGTATACCTTCAATTTGAAGGAGCAGTGTTACAGCATGATACACAAGTACGTTAACACAAACAGAGGCAACAGCGACAGATTCAGAAAAGGAGATCAGGATCCCCCTGTTTTAGGATTTGTGGATGAAGCAAGTGTAAGCAAAGCAGGGGTTTAA